The genomic interval GGAATCGCTGCCGCTGCACGAGCCGATCGTCGTCGGCACCTTTGCCGTGGTCGCAACCGGCGGCCTCGCGCTGTTCGGCGCGCTGACCTATTTCCGCCTCTGGGGCTATCTGTGGCGCGAGTGGTTCACCACCGTCGACCACAAGCGCATCGGCATCATGTACATGATCCTCGGCATCGTCATGCTGCTGCGCGGCTTTGCCGACGCCATCATGATGCGGCTGCAGCAGGCGATCGCCTTCGGTGGCTCGGAGGGCTATCTCAACGCCCATCACTACGACCAGATCTTCACCGCCCACGGCGTGATCATGATCTTCTTCGTGGCGATGCCGCTGGTCACCGGCCTGATGAACTACGTCGTGCCGCTGCAGATCGGCGCCCGCGACGTGTCGTTCCCCTTCCTCAACAATTTCAGCTTCTGGATGACGGTCGGCGGCGCGGTGCTGGTGATGGCCTCGCTGTTCATCGGCGAGTTCGCCCGCACCGGCTGGCTCGCTTATCCGCCGCTCTCCAACATCGGCTACAGCCCCGATGTCGGCGTCGACTATTACATCTGGGGCCTGCAGGTCGCTGGCGTCGGCACCACGCTGTCCGGCATCAACCTGATCTGCACCATCGTCAAGCTGCGTGCGCCCGGCATGACCATGATGCGGATGCCGGTGTTCACCTGGACCTCGCTCTGCACGAACGTGCTGATCGTCGCCTCGTTCCCGGTGCTGACGGTCGTGCTCGCGCTGCTGTCGCTCGACCGTTACGTCGGCACCAACTTCTTCACGAACGATTTTGGCGGCAGCCCGATGATGTACGTGAACCTGATCTGGATCTGGGGCCATCCCGAGGTCTACATCCTGGTGCTGCCGGCCTTCGGCATCTTCTCGGAGGTGACCTCGACCTTCTCCGGCAAGCGCCTGTTCGGCTACACCTCGATGGTCTACGCCACGGTCGTCATCACCATCCTGTCGTACCTGGTCTGGCTGCATCACTTCTTCACGATGGGCTCGGGCGCCAGCGTCAATTCCTTCTTCGGCATCACGACGATGATCATCTCGATCCCGACGGGCGCGAAGATGTTCAACTGGTTGTTCACGATGTATCGCGGCCGCATCCGCTTCGAATTGCCGATGATGTGGACGATCGCCTTCATGCTGACCTTCGTGGTCGGCGGTATGACCGGCGTGCTGCTCGCAGTGCCGCCGGCCGACTTCGTGCTGCATAACAGCCTGTTCCTGGTCGCCCACTTCCACAACGTCATCATCGGCGGCGTACTGTTCGGGCTGTTCGCCGGCATGGGCTACTGGTTCCCCAAGGCGTTCGGCTTCAGGCTCGAGCCGTTCTGGGGCAAGGTGTCGTTCTGGTGCTGGGTCTCCGGCTTCTTCTTCGCCTTCATGCCGCTCTATGTGCTGGGCCTGATGGGTGTCACCCGCCGCCTGCGCGTGTTCGACGATGCGTCGCTGCAGATCTGGTTCGTCATTGCCGGTTTTGGCGCCTTCCTGATCCTGCTCGGCATCGGCGCCTTCCTGGTGCAGATCGCGGTCAGCATCCTCCGCCGCGAGCAACTCCGCGACGTCACCGGCGATCCCTGGAACGCCCGGACGCTGGAATGGGCAACATCCTCGCCGCCGCCGGACTACAACTTCGCCTTCACCCCCGTCGTGCATGACAACGACGCCTGGTGGGACATGAAGCGCCGCGGCTATCAGCGTCCCCTGGCCGGCTTCAAGCCGATCCACATGCCAGCGAATACCGGCACCGGCATCATCCTCGCCGGGCTCTCGACCGCAATGGCGTTCGGCCTGATCTGGTACATGTGGTTGCTGGCCGCTGTCTCCTTCATCGCCCTGCTGGTCGTCGCGATCGGCCACACCTTCAACTACCACCGCGACTTCGACATCCCGGCCGACCATGTGGTCCGGACCGAGGACGCGCGCACAAACCTGCTCGCCGGAGCCAAGTGATGACCATCTCAGTCAAACCCCAACAGACCGGCGAGCCGCTGTTCTACCTCGCTGACGAGCATCCGCATCCCGAGGGCTGGAGCACATCGCTCGGCTTCTGGATCTATCTGATGAGCGACTGCCTCATCTTCGCGATCCTGTTTGCGACCTATGGCGTGCTCGGCGCCAACTACGCCGCCGGCCCCGCGCCAAAGGATCTGTTCGACCTCAACCTGGTCGCGATCAACACCTCGATGCTGCTGCTGTCGTCGATCACCTACGGCTTTGCGATGCTGACCATGCAGCAGGGCCGCATCAAGGCGACGCAAGCCTGGCTCGCGATCACCGGCCTGTTCGGGCTTGCCTTCATCGGCATCGAGCTCACCGAGTTCGCCCACATGATCCATGAGGGCGCCACGCCCCAGCGCAGCGCCTTCCTGTCGTCGTTCTTCACCCTCGTCGGCACCCACGGCCTGCACGTCTCCTTCGGCCTGATCTGGCTGGTGACGCTCATGATTCAGGTCTGGCGTTTCGGACTGATCGAGGCCAACCAGCGCCGCCTGATGTGCCTGTCGATGTTCTGGCACTTCCTCGACGTGGTCTGGATCGGCGTCTTCACCTTTGTCTATCTGATGGGAATGCTGCGATGAAATCAGACACCCACGCCGCCGCCGCGGCTCATCATCACCCCGACCAGCACGCCCACGGTTCGCTGTCGACCTATCTGCTCGGCTTCGTCCTGTCGGTCGTGCTCACGGCCGTGCCATTCTGGCTCGTGATGAGCGGCGAGCTCGGCAACAAGCAGGTCACGGCGCTGGTCATCATGGGCTTTGCGGTCGTGCAGATCGTCGTCCACATGATCTACTTCCTGCACATGAACACGTCCTCCGAGAACGGCTGGACCATGATGGCGCTGATCTTCACCATCGTCATGGTGGTGATCGCGCTGTCCGGTTCGCTGTGGGTCATGCATCACCTCACGGCCAACATGATGCCCGTCCACGAGATGAGCGGAATGAAGTGAGCGATAGTCTTGCGATATCTGGGGACAGCGGAACGCGCGGCCGGATAGCGGCTGCGCGATCGCCCTCTCCTTGGCTCATCGCCGTTGCGCTAACCGCCATCGCCGTCCTGATCGCGCTCGGCATCTGGCAGGTCGAGCGCCGGGCCTGGAAGCTCGCGCTGATCGATCGCGTCGAGCAGCGTGTCCATGCGAAAGCTATCCCATTGCCCGCGGCTTCGTTTTGGCCCGCGATATCGGCGGCCGGCGAAGAATACAGGCACGTCGCAATGCGCGGCCGATTCCTGCATGACCGGGAGACGCTGGTCAAAGCCGTCACGGAGGAAGGCGGCGGCTACTGGGTTCTCACGCCGCTGCTGCGCGACGACGGCACCACGGTCCTGGTCAATCGCGGCTTCGTGCCGCCTGAGCGGCGCGACGCTTCCACGCGGCAGGACGGCAATCCCGATGGCGAAGTCGCGGTCACCGGCTTGCTGCGCATCACCGAACCGAAGGGCGGCTTCCTGAGGACCAACGAGCCAGCGCATGAGCGCTGGTACTCGCGCGACGTCGCCGCAATCGCGGCAGCGCGCGGCTTGCACGATGTCGCCCCCTTCTTCATCGACGCGGACGCTGCGGCGAACGCGCGCAATGCTCCGGTCGGCGGCCTGACCGTGATCCGCTTTCCCAACAACCACCTGATTTATGCGCTGACATGGTTTGCCCTGGCCTTTATGCTGGCGGGGAAACTTTTGGTCACATTTGGCGGCGGGCTGTTCCGTCGCCCACGCTTCGCCCGCGCGGCTCGCGCCGCCCCCGGGACGGGATCAGATGCTGGAACGATCGTCAAGCCGACCTGACGACGCGGGACGCCCGTCCCACGACGAGGAGATGACCGCAGCCCCGGGCGTGCGAACGGAGCTCGCCGGCTTCCCGCCGCAATCGTCGAGCGACGACGACACCAACCGCAAGAACATGGCGCTGCTGATCCAGTTGCGCTGGATCGCCGTGGTCGGCCAGATCGCGACCATCGGCGCCGTGTATCTGTGGCTCGGCATCGCGCTGCCGCTGGTTCCGATGGGCGCGGTGATCGCAGCGCTGGTCGCGCTCAACATCGCAAGCCTGGCCTGGATGTGGCGGCACGCCGAGATCACCAATCACGAGTTGCTGGTCGCGCTGATGCTGGATGTGGCCGCGCTGACCGTGCAGCTCTATCTCAGCGGCGGCGCTACCAATCCCTTCACCTCGCTGTTCCTGCTCCAGGTGACGCTCGGTGCCGTGCTGCTCGACGCGCGCTCGACCTGGTCGCTGGTCGCGTTGACCTGCGCGAGCTTTGTCTGGCTGACGCTTGCTTATCGGCCGCTGGACCTCCCGCAAAATCCGCTGAGCGACACCTACAGCCTCACGGTCGTCGGCATGCTCGTCGGCTTCGCACTCAATGCCGTGCTGCTGGTGGTGTTCGTAACCCGCATCAATCGCAACCTCAGGGAACGCGACGCGCATCTGGCCGCCCTGCGCCAGCATGCGGCCGAGCAGGACCACATCGTCCGCATGGGCCTGCTCGCCTCGGGCGCGGCGCATGAGCTCGGCACGCCGC from Bradyrhizobium arachidis carries:
- the cyoB gene encoding cytochrome o ubiquinol oxidase subunit I, giving the protein MSSPDLIKLIFGRLTLESLPLHEPIVVGTFAVVATGGLALFGALTYFRLWGYLWREWFTTVDHKRIGIMYMILGIVMLLRGFADAIMMRLQQAIAFGGSEGYLNAHHYDQIFTAHGVIMIFFVAMPLVTGLMNYVVPLQIGARDVSFPFLNNFSFWMTVGGAVLVMASLFIGEFARTGWLAYPPLSNIGYSPDVGVDYYIWGLQVAGVGTTLSGINLICTIVKLRAPGMTMMRMPVFTWTSLCTNVLIVASFPVLTVVLALLSLDRYVGTNFFTNDFGGSPMMYVNLIWIWGHPEVYILVLPAFGIFSEVTSTFSGKRLFGYTSMVYATVVITILSYLVWLHHFFTMGSGASVNSFFGITTMIISIPTGAKMFNWLFTMYRGRIRFELPMMWTIAFMLTFVVGGMTGVLLAVPPADFVLHNSLFLVAHFHNVIIGGVLFGLFAGMGYWFPKAFGFRLEPFWGKVSFWCWVSGFFFAFMPLYVLGLMGVTRRLRVFDDASLQIWFVIAGFGAFLILLGIGAFLVQIAVSILRREQLRDVTGDPWNARTLEWATSSPPPDYNFAFTPVVHDNDAWWDMKRRGYQRPLAGFKPIHMPANTGTGIILAGLSTAMAFGLIWYMWLLAAVSFIALLVVAIGHTFNYHRDFDIPADHVVRTEDARTNLLAGAK
- the cyoC gene encoding cytochrome o ubiquinol oxidase subunit III, with the translated sequence MTISVKPQQTGEPLFYLADEHPHPEGWSTSLGFWIYLMSDCLIFAILFATYGVLGANYAAGPAPKDLFDLNLVAINTSMLLLSSITYGFAMLTMQQGRIKATQAWLAITGLFGLAFIGIELTEFAHMIHEGATPQRSAFLSSFFTLVGTHGLHVSFGLIWLVTLMIQVWRFGLIEANQRRLMCLSMFWHFLDVVWIGVFTFVYLMGMLR
- the cyoD gene encoding cytochrome o ubiquinol oxidase subunit IV yields the protein MKSDTHAAAAAHHHPDQHAHGSLSTYLLGFVLSVVLTAVPFWLVMSGELGNKQVTALVIMGFAVVQIVVHMIYFLHMNTSSENGWTMMALIFTIVMVVIALSGSLWVMHHLTANMMPVHEMSGMK
- a CDS encoding SURF1 family protein, with translation MSDSLAISGDSGTRGRIAAARSPSPWLIAVALTAIAVLIALGIWQVERRAWKLALIDRVEQRVHAKAIPLPAASFWPAISAAGEEYRHVAMRGRFLHDRETLVKAVTEEGGGYWVLTPLLRDDGTTVLVNRGFVPPERRDASTRQDGNPDGEVAVTGLLRITEPKGGFLRTNEPAHERWYSRDVAAIAAARGLHDVAPFFIDADAAANARNAPVGGLTVIRFPNNHLIYALTWFALAFMLAGKLLVTFGGGLFRRPRFARAARAAPGTGSDAGTIVKPT
- a CDS encoding ATP-binding protein → MLERSSSRPDDAGRPSHDEEMTAAPGVRTELAGFPPQSSSDDDTNRKNMALLIQLRWIAVVGQIATIGAVYLWLGIALPLVPMGAVIAALVALNIASLAWMWRHAEITNHELLVALMLDVAALTVQLYLSGGATNPFTSLFLLQVTLGAVLLDARSTWSLVALTCASFVWLTLAYRPLDLPQNPLSDTYSLTVVGMLVGFALNAVLLVVFVTRINRNLRERDAHLAALRQHAAEQDHIVRMGLLASGAAHELGTPLASLSVILSDWRRMPDLAADHELAEDLSEMETSLQRCKSIVTGILVSAGEARGEGSSPTTVTAFLTALVEEWRNARSARTLYFTNAFGEDVAIVSDIALKQVIFNVLDNGYEVSREWVELIAEREGDNLVLSISDRGPGFAPEMLAQLGKPYQSSKGRAGGGLGLFLVVNVVRKLGGTVTAENHRKRGATVRLVLPLSTLAIGGGFDA